In Gossypium arboreum isolate Shixiya-1 chromosome 5, ASM2569848v2, whole genome shotgun sequence, a single genomic region encodes these proteins:
- the LOC108452038 gene encoding ABC transporter G family member 9-like isoform X2, producing MEEVSDIEAAETRPEDQFKANAIFKVTNQQVVLKFIDVVYTIKLRKVGKLFEKNPSSDDNKVILNGIRGMVQPGEMLAMLGPSGSGKTTLLTALGGRLGGHLNGTITYNGKPFSNSMKRKTGFVTQDDVLYPHLTVTETLIFTALLRLPNSFTKQDKIMHAEAVIDQLGLTKCKNSIIGEPFLRGVSGGERKRVSIGQEMLINPSLLFLDEPTSGLDSTTAQRIVSTLLELTEGGRTVVLTIHQPSSRIFYMFHKVLLLCDGNPLYFGQGSATMDYFSSIGYVPSVAMNPSDFLLDLANGDSPNESMKEQTLVKKTLIGAYGMKIADKLKEELQDMSNEPAPDELENKKLAMWPTTWWQQFIVLLRRGVKERKHESFSGLNIAEVLIVAVLSGLLWWKIDISHLQDQIGLLFFTSGFWGFYPLFQAIFTFPRERMMLEKERSSGTYRLSSYFISRITADLPMELILPTVFLTITYWMAGLKPTATNFFHTLFVLLFSVLVSQGLGLALGAMVMDLKSATILGSVIMLTFFLAGGYYIQHVPPFIAWIKYMSISHHTYKLLLGSQYKPNETYPCGDHSKTCLIGDFQGIKSVGLNGQVVSAVALAIMLVMYRLIAYLALMRIGVTKKLEN from the exons ATGGAGGAAGTGTCGGATATTGAAGCAGCTGAAACTCGGCCTGAAGATCAGTTCAAAGCCAACGCAATATTTAAGGTTACAAATCAACAGGTTGTTCTAAAG TTCATCGATGTGGTGTATACGATCAAATTAAGGAAAGTAGGTAAATTATTCGAAAAAAATCCGAGTTCTGATGATAATAAAGTGATCTTAAATGGGATACGTGGGATGGTTCAGCCAGGGGAAATGTTAGCCATGCTTGGTCCATCAGGTAGTGGGAAAACAACTCTATTAACAGCATTGGGAGGTCGTCTAGGAGGTCACCTAAATGGCACCATAACTTACAATGGCAAGCCGTTCAGCAATTCAATGAAGCGAAAAACCGGATTCGTAACTCAAGATGATGTCCTTTACCCTCATTTAACCGTGACCGAAACCCTCATTTTCACCGCTCTACTTCGATTACCGAATAGTTTCACCAAACAAGACAAGATCATGCATGCTGAAGCAGTGATCGATCAACTCGGACTAACAAAGTGCAAAAATAGCATCATTGGTGAACCATTCTTGAGAGGTGTTTCTGGTGGGGAACGTAAAAGGGTTAGTATAGGTCAAGAAATGCTTATAAACCCGAGCTTGTTGTTCTTAGACGAGCCAACGTCGGGTCTGGATTCGACCACGGCTCAACGGATCGTCTCTACATTGTTGGAGCTTACTGAAGGTGGAAGAACAGTTGTGCTAACGATACACCAACCATCGAGTAGGATATTTTACATGTTTCATAAGGTTTTGCTGTTATGTGATGGCAACCCTTTGTATTTTGGACAAGGATCGGCTACCATGGATTATTTTTCAAGCATTGGATATGTACCATCAGTTGCTATGAACCCTTCAGATTTCCTTCTCGATCTTGCAAACG GTGATTCACCAAATGAGTCAATGAAGGAGCAAACCCTGGTGAAGAAAACATTGATTGGTGCTTATGGGATGAAAATTGCAGACAAACTAAAGGAAGAGCTTCAAGATATGAGCAATGAACCAGCTCCTGATGAATTGGAAAACAAGAAGCTTGCAATGTGGCCCACAACTTGGTGGCAACAATTCATTGTATTGCTTCGAAGGGgtgtaaaagaaaggaaacatGAATCATTCTCTGGTTTGAACATTGCTGAGGTCCTTATTGTAGCTGTGCTTTCAGGTTTATTATGGTGGAAAATTGATATTTCTCACTTGCAAGACCAG ATTGGACTCCTCTTCTTTACTTCAGGATTTTGGGGTTTTTACCCTCTATTTCAAGCCATATTCACCTTCCCTCGAGAACGTATGATGCTCGAAAAAGAACGATCTTCGGGCACATATCGGCTCTCTTCGTATTTCATTTCAAGGATCACAGCTGATCTCCCTATGGAACTTATTCTTCCCACAGTTTTCCTCACCATAACATATTGGATGGCAGGGCTTAAACCCACAGCAACCAATTTCTTCCACACATTATTTGTACTTCTTTTTAGTGTCCTAGTCTCACAAGGCCTAGGACTAGCCCTTGGTGCCATGGTTATGGACTTAAAATCGGCCACCATTCTGGGTTCGGTCATCATGCTCACTTTCTTCCTCGCCGGGGGTTACTACATCCAACATGTCCCACCATTCATAGCATGGATCAAATACATGTCCATTAGCCATCACACATACAAACTCTTGTTGGGGTCTCAATACAAGCCAAATGAAACATACCCTTGTGGTGATCATTCGAAGACTTGCTTGATTGGTGATTTTCAAGGTATAAAATCTGTTGGCCTCAATGGGCAAGTTGTGTCTGCCGTTgcattggctattatgcttgttATGTACCGATTGATTGCTTATTTGGCCCTCATGAGAATTGGGGTCACTAAAAAATTAGAGAATTAG
- the LOC108452038 gene encoding ABC transporter G family member 9-like isoform X1, giving the protein MKDTKKAELFYSEVLIGLVTMEEVSDIEAAETRPEDQFKANAIFKVTNQQVVLKFIDVVYTIKLRKVGKLFEKNPSSDDNKVILNGIRGMVQPGEMLAMLGPSGSGKTTLLTALGGRLGGHLNGTITYNGKPFSNSMKRKTGFVTQDDVLYPHLTVTETLIFTALLRLPNSFTKQDKIMHAEAVIDQLGLTKCKNSIIGEPFLRGVSGGERKRVSIGQEMLINPSLLFLDEPTSGLDSTTAQRIVSTLLELTEGGRTVVLTIHQPSSRIFYMFHKVLLLCDGNPLYFGQGSATMDYFSSIGYVPSVAMNPSDFLLDLANGDSPNESMKEQTLVKKTLIGAYGMKIADKLKEELQDMSNEPAPDELENKKLAMWPTTWWQQFIVLLRRGVKERKHESFSGLNIAEVLIVAVLSGLLWWKIDISHLQDQIGLLFFTSGFWGFYPLFQAIFTFPRERMMLEKERSSGTYRLSSYFISRITADLPMELILPTVFLTITYWMAGLKPTATNFFHTLFVLLFSVLVSQGLGLALGAMVMDLKSATILGSVIMLTFFLAGGYYIQHVPPFIAWIKYMSISHHTYKLLLGSQYKPNETYPCGDHSKTCLIGDFQGIKSVGLNGQVVSAVALAIMLVMYRLIAYLALMRIGVTKKLEN; this is encoded by the exons ATGAAGGACACTAAAAAGGCAGAATTGTTTTACAG TGAAGTATTGATTGGATTGGTAACAATGGAGGAAGTGTCGGATATTGAAGCAGCTGAAACTCGGCCTGAAGATCAGTTCAAAGCCAACGCAATATTTAAGGTTACAAATCAACAGGTTGTTCTAAAG TTCATCGATGTGGTGTATACGATCAAATTAAGGAAAGTAGGTAAATTATTCGAAAAAAATCCGAGTTCTGATGATAATAAAGTGATCTTAAATGGGATACGTGGGATGGTTCAGCCAGGGGAAATGTTAGCCATGCTTGGTCCATCAGGTAGTGGGAAAACAACTCTATTAACAGCATTGGGAGGTCGTCTAGGAGGTCACCTAAATGGCACCATAACTTACAATGGCAAGCCGTTCAGCAATTCAATGAAGCGAAAAACCGGATTCGTAACTCAAGATGATGTCCTTTACCCTCATTTAACCGTGACCGAAACCCTCATTTTCACCGCTCTACTTCGATTACCGAATAGTTTCACCAAACAAGACAAGATCATGCATGCTGAAGCAGTGATCGATCAACTCGGACTAACAAAGTGCAAAAATAGCATCATTGGTGAACCATTCTTGAGAGGTGTTTCTGGTGGGGAACGTAAAAGGGTTAGTATAGGTCAAGAAATGCTTATAAACCCGAGCTTGTTGTTCTTAGACGAGCCAACGTCGGGTCTGGATTCGACCACGGCTCAACGGATCGTCTCTACATTGTTGGAGCTTACTGAAGGTGGAAGAACAGTTGTGCTAACGATACACCAACCATCGAGTAGGATATTTTACATGTTTCATAAGGTTTTGCTGTTATGTGATGGCAACCCTTTGTATTTTGGACAAGGATCGGCTACCATGGATTATTTTTCAAGCATTGGATATGTACCATCAGTTGCTATGAACCCTTCAGATTTCCTTCTCGATCTTGCAAACG GTGATTCACCAAATGAGTCAATGAAGGAGCAAACCCTGGTGAAGAAAACATTGATTGGTGCTTATGGGATGAAAATTGCAGACAAACTAAAGGAAGAGCTTCAAGATATGAGCAATGAACCAGCTCCTGATGAATTGGAAAACAAGAAGCTTGCAATGTGGCCCACAACTTGGTGGCAACAATTCATTGTATTGCTTCGAAGGGgtgtaaaagaaaggaaacatGAATCATTCTCTGGTTTGAACATTGCTGAGGTCCTTATTGTAGCTGTGCTTTCAGGTTTATTATGGTGGAAAATTGATATTTCTCACTTGCAAGACCAG ATTGGACTCCTCTTCTTTACTTCAGGATTTTGGGGTTTTTACCCTCTATTTCAAGCCATATTCACCTTCCCTCGAGAACGTATGATGCTCGAAAAAGAACGATCTTCGGGCACATATCGGCTCTCTTCGTATTTCATTTCAAGGATCACAGCTGATCTCCCTATGGAACTTATTCTTCCCACAGTTTTCCTCACCATAACATATTGGATGGCAGGGCTTAAACCCACAGCAACCAATTTCTTCCACACATTATTTGTACTTCTTTTTAGTGTCCTAGTCTCACAAGGCCTAGGACTAGCCCTTGGTGCCATGGTTATGGACTTAAAATCGGCCACCATTCTGGGTTCGGTCATCATGCTCACTTTCTTCCTCGCCGGGGGTTACTACATCCAACATGTCCCACCATTCATAGCATGGATCAAATACATGTCCATTAGCCATCACACATACAAACTCTTGTTGGGGTCTCAATACAAGCCAAATGAAACATACCCTTGTGGTGATCATTCGAAGACTTGCTTGATTGGTGATTTTCAAGGTATAAAATCTGTTGGCCTCAATGGGCAAGTTGTGTCTGCCGTTgcattggctattatgcttgttATGTACCGATTGATTGCTTATTTGGCCCTCATGAGAATTGGGGTCACTAAAAAATTAGAGAATTAG